The following coding sequences are from one Granulicella aggregans window:
- a CDS encoding alpha-amylase family protein, with the protein MEFHVSRAVRLKTGVEDVLFNFAGNVVFGNLAACREFAKKFNEARTASGEDGPVLHAAALFAMGLIDELNHAMVAKYRESLDPELLSQALRWLESIKDAPHVRKLLLEFSDEFPSVSVYRGEQTSSQWLAGTTPAAVAGTASDFPNREAAVEELLMLWLANRNPAFMPFKELFDDSQLEQKTIYKEATASLPEYFATRPKMNGRETLFEALIAPVLASPDSLSGQLAYMRDNWAEQLGPEFSETLRRTLIAVSVLKEEEIAIWTMFHPVRGGQYRDSDGKWVQEGFLGDEFVGFGDGATIGADGARSGPKELPPPLNEYEAFSPDQAWMPTVVMIAKSTYVWLEQLSKKYQRHIHRLDQIPGEELGVLAERGINALWLIGLWERSTASQTIKRLMGQHDAVASAYSLKDYRIAEDLGGTYAYERLRDLAGRYGIRLASDMVPNHMGIDSTWVMEHPEWFLSRHDSPFPVYSFEGPDLSAEARFEIKIEDHYFDQSDAAVVFRLRERSNGDTRFVYHGNDGTTFAWNDTAQLDYSKAYVREHVIQTILQVARLFPIIRFDAAMTLAKKHVQRLWFPLPEIGGSIPSRAESAISQAEFDAMMPNEFWREVVDRVAVEVPGTLLLAEAFWLLEGYFVRTLGMHRVYNSAFMNMLRDEENAKYRSYLKKTIEFDPDILKRYVNFMSNPDEKTAIAQFGTGDKYFGTCTMLATIPGLPMIGHGQIEAFTEKYGMEYKQARFDEWPNDDLVARHMREIAPLLKNRQLFAESHNFVMYDFWAGPGDVNENVFAYSNMVEHGGTGYGGSGKERALILYNNSFSSTHGTVHLSVSDMDKYTGNLRQRTLSQALHLASEGDLYFGWHDTANRLEYICRSTDFDQSGFTIGLRGYQYAVLIDWRELRSTEDQPWEQLCSVLGGTGVYSLDVALAELRLRPLHQALRHALEPEVIAAFLEPIAAEDVVAEEAVVTLPVEAAEDETDDLIEEIVAEADALAVYGNAFAEESSLVGAERISLAAEVAAEAEAMPVALPHAEVVDAECEARFAEFCARADSFFEQANLAEPTAIDAKVSSSGEFAELVNACGQLTQVEAEFTTPWPESAKRVLPSAIAVPGTWSPTQRFAPVLAWLLIDRLVGTAIDSVNAVELFDMLHLRSALAEIFSSLGIDRESAWRVAARVRILLANPEVTTSAKLAQEKLWADGDLRWLACLTESGGVTYVNKECFEELAWWLQVPELIVAAGLEGSARAEAIKDVEEFIAAVNAAAAEAGYDLTKILAILSGVKIEEADVEKEPIAVEPEVDVVTEPEPVAKG; encoded by the coding sequence ATGGAATTTCACGTTTCGCGGGCCGTCAGATTGAAGACCGGCGTCGAGGATGTCCTGTTCAACTTCGCGGGCAACGTTGTGTTTGGAAATCTCGCAGCGTGCCGGGAGTTCGCGAAGAAGTTCAATGAGGCTCGAACGGCGAGCGGCGAGGACGGGCCGGTGCTGCACGCGGCGGCGCTGTTCGCGATGGGCCTGATCGATGAGTTGAACCATGCGATGGTGGCGAAGTATCGCGAGTCGCTGGATCCGGAGTTGCTGTCGCAGGCGTTGAGATGGCTTGAGTCGATAAAGGACGCCCCGCATGTCAGGAAGCTGTTGCTGGAGTTCAGCGATGAGTTTCCAAGCGTCTCTGTCTATCGCGGAGAGCAGACTTCTTCGCAGTGGCTAGCCGGTACGACTCCGGCAGCGGTCGCGGGAACGGCATCGGATTTTCCGAACCGTGAGGCTGCGGTTGAAGAACTGTTGATGCTGTGGCTGGCGAACCGGAATCCCGCGTTTATGCCGTTCAAAGAGTTGTTCGACGACAGCCAACTCGAGCAGAAAACGATTTATAAGGAAGCGACGGCTTCGCTGCCTGAGTACTTCGCGACCAGGCCAAAGATGAACGGCAGGGAGACGCTGTTCGAAGCGCTGATCGCGCCTGTACTGGCATCGCCCGACTCGTTGAGCGGGCAGTTGGCGTACATGCGCGACAACTGGGCGGAGCAGCTTGGCCCGGAGTTCAGCGAGACGCTGCGCCGGACGCTGATCGCTGTCAGCGTGCTGAAGGAAGAAGAGATCGCCATCTGGACGATGTTCCACCCGGTGCGGGGTGGACAATACCGGGACAGCGACGGGAAGTGGGTGCAGGAGGGATTTCTCGGCGACGAGTTTGTCGGGTTTGGGGACGGGGCGACGATTGGGGCCGATGGGGCGCGATCTGGGCCGAAGGAGCTGCCTCCGCCGTTGAATGAGTACGAGGCGTTCAGCCCGGACCAGGCGTGGATGCCTACGGTGGTGATGATCGCGAAGAGCACCTACGTTTGGCTGGAGCAGCTCTCGAAGAAGTATCAGCGGCATATCCATCGGCTGGACCAAATTCCGGGCGAAGAGCTTGGGGTGCTGGCGGAGCGGGGGATCAATGCGCTGTGGCTGATCGGGCTGTGGGAGCGGAGCACGGCTTCGCAGACAATCAAGCGGCTGATGGGTCAGCATGATGCGGTGGCCTCGGCGTATTCGCTGAAGGACTATCGGATCGCGGAGGATCTGGGAGGGACGTATGCCTATGAGCGGCTGCGCGATCTTGCGGGACGATATGGGATCCGGCTGGCATCGGACATGGTGCCCAATCACATGGGCATCGATTCGACGTGGGTGATGGAGCATCCGGAGTGGTTTCTTTCGCGGCACGACAGCCCGTTTCCGGTGTACAGCTTTGAGGGGCCGGACCTCTCGGCAGAGGCGCGGTTTGAGATCAAGATTGAGGATCATTACTTCGACCAGAGTGATGCGGCGGTCGTGTTCCGCCTCCGGGAACGGTCCAACGGCGACACGCGATTCGTCTACCACGGCAACGATGGGACGACCTTTGCGTGGAACGACACCGCGCAACTGGACTACTCGAAGGCCTATGTTCGTGAGCACGTGATCCAGACGATCCTGCAGGTGGCGCGGCTGTTCCCGATCATCCGGTTCGACGCGGCGATGACGCTGGCGAAGAAGCATGTGCAGCGGCTGTGGTTCCCGCTGCCGGAGATTGGCGGATCGATCCCGTCGCGGGCGGAATCCGCCATCTCTCAGGCTGAGTTCGATGCGATGATGCCGAACGAGTTCTGGCGCGAGGTGGTGGACCGCGTGGCGGTGGAGGTTCCAGGAACGCTGCTGCTGGCAGAGGCGTTCTGGCTGCTGGAGGGTTACTTCGTGAGGACGCTGGGCATGCATCGCGTCTACAACAGCGCTTTCATGAACATGCTGCGCGACGAGGAGAATGCGAAGTATCGGTCCTATCTGAAGAAGACGATCGAGTTCGATCCGGACATCCTGAAGCGGTACGTGAACTTCATGAGCAATCCGGATGAGAAGACGGCGATTGCTCAGTTTGGAACAGGGGACAAGTACTTCGGAACCTGCACGATGCTGGCTACGATCCCGGGGCTGCCGATGATTGGGCACGGGCAGATCGAGGCGTTCACCGAGAAGTACGGCATGGAGTACAAGCAGGCGCGGTTTGACGAGTGGCCGAACGATGACCTGGTGGCGCGGCACATGCGCGAGATCGCTCCGCTTTTGAAGAACCGGCAGCTCTTTGCGGAGAGCCATAACTTCGTGATGTACGACTTCTGGGCTGGGCCGGGAGATGTGAACGAAAACGTCTTCGCGTACTCCAACATGGTCGAGCATGGCGGGACGGGCTATGGTGGCTCGGGTAAAGAGCGGGCGCTGATTCTGTACAACAACTCGTTCAGCAGCACGCATGGAACGGTGCATCTCTCGGTCTCCGACATGGACAAGTACACCGGGAACCTGCGGCAGAGGACATTGAGTCAGGCGCTCCATCTCGCGTCGGAGGGTGACCTCTATTTTGGTTGGCACGACACAGCGAACCGGCTTGAATATATCTGTCGGTCAACAGACTTCGACCAGAGCGGGTTCACGATTGGGCTGCGTGGGTATCAGTATGCGGTGCTGATCGATTGGCGGGAGTTGCGGTCGACGGAAGATCAGCCGTGGGAGCAGTTGTGCTCGGTGCTGGGGGGCACCGGGGTGTACAGCCTTGACGTTGCGTTGGCGGAGTTGCGGCTGCGGCCGCTGCACCAGGCGTTGAGGCATGCGCTGGAGCCTGAGGTGATTGCGGCGTTCCTTGAACCGATTGCCGCAGAGGATGTCGTGGCCGAGGAAGCGGTGGTGACCTTGCCAGTCGAGGCAGCTGAGGATGAGACGGACGATCTGATCGAAGAGATCGTGGCTGAGGCGGATGCGCTCGCTGTCTATGGGAACGCATTTGCTGAGGAGAGCTCGCTGGTTGGAGCGGAGCGGATCAGCCTGGCTGCCGAGGTCGCTGCTGAGGCCGAGGCGATGCCGGTGGCGCTTCCTCATGCCGAAGTTGTCGATGCGGAGTGCGAAGCTCGGTTTGCGGAGTTCTGTGCGCGGGCGGATTCGTTCTTTGAGCAGGCGAACCTGGCGGAGCCGACGGCTATCGACGCGAAGGTTTCCTCGAGTGGAGAGTTTGCTGAACTGGTGAACGCCTGTGGCCAGCTTACGCAGGTCGAAGCGGAGTTCACTACGCCGTGGCCGGAGTCCGCGAAGAGAGTGCTGCCTTCAGCGATTGCTGTGCCCGGTACGTGGTCTCCAACGCAGAGGTTCGCGCCGGTGCTGGCTTGGCTGCTGATCGATCGGCTGGTGGGGACTGCTATTGACTCAGTGAATGCTGTCGAGCTTTTCGACATGCTGCACTTGAGGTCGGCGCTGGCGGAGATCTTCAGTTCGCTGGGGATTGATCGGGAGAGTGCTTGGAGGGTGGCTGCGCGGGTCCGAATCCTGTTGGCGAACCCTGAGGTGACCACTTCCGCGAAGCTCGCGCAAGAGAAGCTTTGGGCGGATGGAGATCTTCGCTGGTTGGCGTGCCTGACCGAATCGGGCGGCGTCACGTATGTCAACAAAGAATGCTTCGAGGAGCTTGCCTGGTGGCTTCAGGTTCCGGAGCTGATCGTGGCGGCGGGGCTGGAGGGAAGTGCAAGGGCCGAGGCGATTAAGGATGTTGAAGAGTTTATTGCAGCGGTGAATGCGGCTGCGGCAGAGGCTGGATATGATCTTACGAAGATTCTGGCTATTCTCTCGGGTGTGAAGATTGAAGAGGCCGATGTGGAGAAAGAGCCGATCGCGGTGGAACCAGAGGTTGATGTTGTAACAGAGCCGGAGCCGGTGGCGAAGGGGTGA
- the bshB1 gene encoding bacillithiol biosynthesis deacetylase BshB1: protein MDILAIAAHRDDVEQTCGGTLLAMQAKGWKTAILDLTRGESGTRGTAAEREAEANEAARILNVSHREALDLPDGNVQNTLENRIKIAEVLRRLRPRVVILPYWEGRHPDHYTAATLGYEACFVSGLAKLDIPGDAKPHRPYKILYASLYADVRPTFAVDITPFIEQRFQSLMAYRSQYANRPEGGSLFVPEEEIRERTFAMARHCGLLAGVRYAEPFVQKEIGLVDDLMKLPVASI, encoded by the coding sequence ATGGACATTCTCGCCATAGCGGCCCACCGCGACGATGTGGAGCAGACCTGCGGCGGCACCCTCCTGGCGATGCAGGCAAAGGGCTGGAAGACCGCCATCCTCGATCTGACCCGCGGCGAATCCGGCACCCGCGGAACCGCTGCCGAACGCGAAGCCGAAGCCAACGAAGCCGCCCGCATCCTGAACGTATCCCACCGCGAAGCTCTCGACCTGCCCGACGGCAACGTACAGAACACGCTGGAAAATCGCATTAAAATCGCCGAGGTCCTGCGCCGATTGCGTCCCCGGGTAGTGATCCTTCCCTACTGGGAGGGCCGTCACCCCGACCACTACACGGCCGCAACTCTCGGCTACGAGGCCTGTTTCGTAAGCGGCCTCGCCAAGCTCGATATCCCGGGAGACGCGAAGCCGCATCGTCCCTACAAGATCCTCTATGCCAGTCTCTACGCAGATGTCCGGCCCACGTTTGCCGTCGACATCACGCCGTTCATCGAGCAGCGCTTCCAATCTCTGATGGCCTACCGCTCCCAGTATGCCAACCGCCCCGAAGGCGGCAGCCTCTTCGTCCCCGAGGAAGAGATTCGTGAACGCACCTTCGCCATGGCCCGCCACTGCGGCCTGTTAGCCGGTGTCCGCTACGCCGAACCCTTCGTCCAGAAAGAGATCGGCCTGGTCGACGACCTGATGAAGCTACCCGTCGCCTCAATCTGA
- a CDS encoding tagatose 1,6-diphosphate aldolase, whose translation MSKLTPGKLAGLKAVSNGHGVIAAAAMDQRGSLQKSIAKDRGGEATGQDLEEFKIQVTEVLTRYASAILLDPEYGLPAAKKRNGKGLLLAYEKTGYDANTAGRLPDLLDVWSVRRLKEAGADCIKILLYYTPFEKSSINDLKQAWIERIGDECLAHDIPFFLEFVGYDVSGVGEKSLAYAKLKPSVVSGCMAEFGKARYNVDVLKVEVPIEMTHVAGTRAFKGEQAYTRAEALQHFRDAESTTHKPFIYLSAGVTNPIFIETLELAGESGTKFNGVLCGRATWYDGIEIYAKKGSEAFREWLETTGVENIQNVNMALQAASPWYLKYGASSLAELG comes from the coding sequence ATGTCGAAGCTGACCCCAGGAAAACTTGCCGGACTTAAGGCCGTCTCAAACGGACACGGCGTGATCGCAGCCGCAGCCATGGATCAGCGCGGCTCTCTGCAGAAGTCCATCGCTAAGGACCGCGGCGGCGAAGCCACCGGACAGGATCTCGAAGAGTTCAAGATCCAGGTCACCGAAGTCCTCACCCGCTACGCCTCGGCCATCCTGCTCGACCCCGAATACGGCCTCCCTGCAGCAAAGAAGCGCAACGGCAAGGGCCTGCTCCTCGCCTACGAGAAGACCGGATACGACGCCAACACCGCCGGTCGCCTTCCTGACCTCCTCGACGTCTGGAGCGTTCGCCGCCTGAAGGAAGCTGGCGCGGACTGCATCAAGATCCTCCTCTACTACACCCCGTTCGAGAAGTCCTCGATCAACGACCTCAAGCAGGCATGGATCGAGCGCATCGGCGACGAGTGCCTCGCGCACGACATCCCCTTCTTCCTCGAGTTCGTCGGCTACGACGTCTCCGGCGTCGGCGAAAAGTCCCTTGCGTACGCCAAGCTGAAGCCGTCCGTCGTCTCCGGCTGCATGGCCGAGTTCGGCAAGGCCCGCTATAACGTCGATGTCCTCAAGGTCGAAGTTCCTATCGAGATGACCCACGTCGCTGGCACCCGCGCCTTCAAGGGCGAACAGGCCTACACCCGCGCCGAAGCGCTCCAGCACTTCCGCGACGCCGAGAGCACCACACATAAACCCTTCATCTACCTCTCGGCCGGAGTCACCAACCCCATCTTCATCGAGACCCTCGAGCTTGCGGGCGAGTCCGGCACCAAGTTCAACGGCGTCCTCTGCGGCCGCGCCACCTGGTACGACGGCATCGAGATCTACGCGAAGAAGGGCTCCGAAGCCTTCCGCGAGTGGCTGGAAACCACCGGCGTTGAAAACATCCAGAACGTCAACATGGCCCTCCAAGCCGCCAGCCCCTGGTACCTGAAGTACGGCGCAAGCAGCCTCGCCGAACTGGGCTAG
- a CDS encoding ABC transporter ATP-binding protein, translating to MAADKQTDKQKAEKPAKREGDDEIVGKVYDGRLMRRLLTYLAPYKIQTALSALAILLKAATDVLGPFLTKVAVDTYMSHTPGEKISWLGRHLSPKPMTGITQIAALYLSALGISFILEFFQTYLMQWTGQKIMFDLRSQIFRHIQRMSPSFFDRNPVGKLVTRVTSDVDALNEMFTSGVLAIFEDVFVLLFIVIIMLRMSWPLALLTLAVIPGILFLTSVFRKSVRESYRRIRKNIAKINAFTQEHVSGMSIVQLFNREPRAYNEFVDVNKQHMAAWTDAIFAYAWYYPAVELLSSTAIALVIWRGGYSVLHGAVTLGILIAFMQYAQRFFRPIQDLSDKFNILQAAMAAAERVFQLLDSEPEILSPEKPIKGDGSGRIEFKNVWFTYQQLDEAQKSRIATATEAELRTFADIEWILSGVSFIVDPGETAAIVGHTGAGKTTITALMMRFYDVQFGQVLIDGVDVRCHDLKLLRQRFGVVLQDPFLFTGNISDNIRLGSTWITDQALEKACDEVNVGDFIRSLPKQFQEPVTERGSTLSTGQKQLISFARALAHAPGILILDEATSSVDTETEMRVRLALSRMITGRTSILIAHRLSTIQSADTILVMHKGTLRERGTHQQLLTERGLYYKLYQLQYRDQEAIASEAPQALPA from the coding sequence ATGGCCGCCGACAAGCAAACAGACAAGCAGAAAGCAGAAAAACCAGCGAAGCGCGAGGGTGACGACGAGATCGTCGGCAAAGTCTACGACGGCCGGCTGATGCGCCGCCTTCTCACCTATCTAGCTCCCTACAAAATTCAGACCGCGCTCTCCGCCCTCGCCATCCTCCTCAAAGCTGCAACCGACGTCCTCGGCCCCTTTCTCACCAAGGTCGCCGTCGACACCTACATGTCGCACACGCCCGGTGAAAAGATCTCCTGGCTCGGCCGCCACCTCAGCCCCAAGCCGATGACCGGCATCACCCAGATCGCCGCCCTGTACCTGAGCGCACTTGGGATCAGCTTCATCCTCGAGTTCTTTCAGACCTACCTCATGCAGTGGACCGGCCAGAAGATCATGTTCGATCTCCGCAGCCAGATCTTCCGCCACATCCAGCGCATGTCGCCCTCGTTCTTCGACCGCAACCCGGTGGGCAAGCTCGTCACCCGCGTCACCTCCGACGTCGACGCCCTGAACGAGATGTTCACCTCCGGCGTCCTCGCCATCTTTGAAGACGTCTTCGTCCTGCTCTTCATCGTCATCATCATGCTGCGCATGAGTTGGCCGCTGGCCCTGCTCACCCTCGCCGTCATCCCCGGCATCCTCTTCCTGACCAGCGTCTTTCGTAAGTCTGTTCGCGAGAGCTACCGCCGAATTCGCAAGAACATCGCCAAGATCAACGCCTTTACCCAGGAGCACGTCAGCGGCATGAGCATCGTGCAGCTCTTCAACCGCGAGCCCCGCGCTTACAACGAATTCGTCGACGTAAACAAGCAGCACATGGCCGCCTGGACCGACGCCATCTTCGCCTACGCCTGGTACTACCCGGCCGTCGAACTCCTCAGCTCCACCGCCATCGCCCTGGTCATCTGGCGCGGAGGCTACTCGGTCCTCCACGGTGCCGTCACTCTCGGCATCTTGATCGCCTTCATGCAGTACGCCCAGCGATTCTTCCGGCCCATTCAGGACCTCAGCGACAAGTTCAACATCCTGCAAGCCGCCATGGCCGCCGCCGAGCGCGTCTTCCAGCTCCTCGACTCAGAACCCGAAATCCTCTCGCCAGAAAAGCCCATCAAGGGAGATGGATCGGGCCGCATTGAGTTCAAAAACGTCTGGTTCACCTACCAGCAGCTAGACGAAGCCCAGAAGTCACGAATCGCCACGGCAACCGAAGCCGAACTCCGCACCTTCGCCGACATCGAATGGATTCTCTCCGGCGTCAGCTTCATCGTTGACCCCGGCGAGACCGCCGCCATCGTAGGCCACACCGGCGCCGGCAAAACAACCATCACCGCGCTGATGATGCGTTTCTACGACGTGCAATTCGGCCAAGTCCTCATCGACGGCGTGGACGTCCGATGTCACGACCTCAAGCTCCTCCGCCAGCGCTTCGGCGTCGTCCTACAGGATCCGTTCCTCTTCACCGGCAACATCTCCGACAACATCCGCCTGGGTTCGACCTGGATCACCGATCAGGCCCTCGAAAAAGCCTGCGACGAGGTCAACGTAGGCGACTTTATCCGCAGCCTCCCAAAACAATTCCAGGAACCCGTCACCGAACGCGGCAGCACCCTCTCCACCGGCCAGAAGCAGCTCATCAGCTTCGCCCGCGCCCTCGCCCACGCTCCCGGCATCCTCATCCTCGACGAAGCCACCAGCTCCGTCGACACCGAGACCGAGATGCGCGTCCGCCTCGCCCTCAGCCGCATGATCACCGGCCGAACCAGCATCCTGATCGCCCACCGGCTCTCCACCATTCAGTCGGCGGATACCATTCTAGTCATGCACAAGGGAACCCTCCGCGAGCGCGGCACCCACCAGCAGCTCCTTACCGAACGCGGCTTGTACTACAAGCTCTACCAGCTCCAGTACCGCGACCAAGAAGCCATCGCCTCAGAAGCCCCGCAGGCCCTACCCGCCTAG
- a CDS encoding outer membrane beta-barrel protein, protein MLKLLRSFYGGVLGLTVLASFSTASSQTTALARQLDRVDVAVSGIGAITKGVSGNNYIDQPVTLNASTTVGALVTVRYTKSPLLGAEFNYSYTRFTENFSGSPFSQPSGISTPFGVQTNASEYSLGYVAHLPSLLGVQPFASVGAGATAFKPTPLGGQGLPEQARATYYYSVGAEDQLTRFFGVRAQLRQTFYKSPDFGQNYLTINQQTFTLEPGIGFYVKF, encoded by the coding sequence ATGTTGAAATTGCTTCGTTCGTTTTACGGGGGTGTGCTCGGTCTTACCGTGCTTGCCAGTTTTTCTACCGCATCTTCGCAGACCACAGCGCTTGCACGGCAGCTCGACCGGGTCGATGTAGCTGTGAGCGGCATCGGGGCGATCACCAAGGGCGTATCGGGGAACAATTACATCGATCAGCCGGTGACACTAAACGCCAGCACGACGGTTGGAGCTCTGGTGACGGTGCGGTATACGAAGTCGCCGCTGCTCGGGGCAGAGTTCAACTATAGTTACACCCGTTTTACAGAGAACTTCTCGGGTTCTCCTTTCTCACAGCCCTCCGGGATCAGCACGCCGTTCGGGGTTCAGACGAATGCGTCGGAGTACAGCCTGGGTTATGTGGCTCATCTTCCCAGCCTGCTGGGAGTTCAGCCATTTGCCTCGGTGGGTGCGGGTGCGACGGCCTTCAAACCGACTCCGCTGGGCGGCCAGGGCCTTCCTGAACAGGCGCGGGCGACGTACTACTACAGCGTAGGCGCAGAAGATCAACTGACGCGCTTCTTCGGGGTCCGGGCACAGCTTCGGCAGACGTTTTACAAGTCGCCTGACTTCGGCCAGAACTACCTCACGATCAACCAGCAGACGTTTACACTCGAGCCAGGCATTGGCTTTTACGTCAAGTTTTAG
- a CDS encoding bifunctional homocysteine S-methyltransferase/methylenetetrahydrofolate reductase — translation MERRKELSRLVAFARGGHGHPELDANGTSDYQELGAVLCDGAMGTMFYGGGVFINRCYDELNVSQPDLVRGIHMEYLQAGARIIETNTFGANVVRLERYGLADKVREVNLAGVRLARESVNQIREKQASEALVAGALGPLGVRLAPEGKLTAEEAFEAFREQVAALTEEAPGVGPDLLIVETMVSLAETEQAVKAAQAVAPNLPLIVMVTVDEAGNCLDGKTAEDAAIKLTEWGVDALGCNCSSGPAVVLNAIERMRAVTTLPLAAMPNAGMPRSVEGRNIYLTSPEYLASFARKFVKAGVTFIGGCCGTTPAHIRAMRAALRALEAQETAVQVAAAPVAAEALENKVHPPALGERSKIGSMIAAGDFVTLVEIVPPKGIDCSKELEGAALLHRLGVDAINVPDSPRASARMSAQSLCVQIQQHVGIETVLHYTCRDRNILSIQSDLIGASSIGLKNILCLTGDPPKLGNYPDATAVFDVDAIGLVKIVKKLNHGLDIGQNSIGGSTGFTISVAANPGVADIDNEVRRFAFKVQAGAEFAITQPVFDLRLLEEFLKKIEQFRIPVIAGIWPLTSLKNAEFMKNDLKVSMPEEIMARMAATVSPEAARAEGIAIAREMLAEVRGQVQGVQVSAPFGKYTAAAQVLGFSDGEMA, via the coding sequence ATGGAAAGACGAAAAGAGCTTAGCCGCCTGGTTGCGTTTGCCCGAGGGGGCCACGGGCATCCAGAGTTGGACGCAAATGGGACCTCCGACTACCAGGAACTTGGTGCAGTGCTGTGCGATGGCGCGATGGGCACGATGTTTTATGGCGGCGGGGTGTTCATCAACCGTTGCTACGACGAGTTGAATGTCTCACAGCCGGACCTGGTCCGGGGCATTCATATGGAGTACCTCCAGGCTGGTGCGCGGATCATCGAGACCAATACGTTTGGAGCGAATGTCGTTCGCCTGGAACGGTATGGGCTGGCCGACAAGGTTCGCGAGGTGAATCTTGCCGGGGTTCGGCTGGCGCGCGAGAGCGTGAACCAGATTCGCGAGAAGCAGGCTTCGGAGGCTTTGGTGGCGGGAGCGCTTGGGCCGCTTGGAGTTCGTCTTGCGCCAGAAGGAAAGCTCACGGCGGAAGAGGCGTTCGAGGCTTTCCGCGAGCAGGTCGCCGCGCTGACAGAGGAAGCTCCGGGCGTGGGGCCGGACCTGTTGATCGTTGAGACGATGGTTTCGCTGGCGGAGACGGAGCAGGCTGTTAAGGCCGCCCAGGCGGTTGCCCCGAATCTTCCTTTGATCGTGATGGTGACGGTCGACGAGGCAGGGAACTGTCTTGATGGAAAGACGGCGGAAGATGCGGCCATAAAGCTGACCGAGTGGGGTGTGGATGCGCTTGGATGCAATTGCAGCTCTGGGCCGGCGGTGGTGCTGAACGCGATCGAGCGCATGCGGGCGGTGACGACCTTGCCGCTTGCAGCCATGCCGAATGCGGGGATGCCGCGATCGGTCGAAGGCCGGAACATCTATCTGACTTCGCCGGAGTACCTGGCGAGTTTTGCGCGCAAGTTCGTGAAGGCGGGTGTGACGTTTATCGGGGGGTGCTGTGGGACGACGCCTGCGCATATCCGCGCGATGCGGGCGGCGCTGCGGGCGCTGGAGGCGCAGGAGACTGCCGTGCAGGTTGCGGCTGCGCCGGTGGCGGCCGAGGCTCTGGAGAACAAGGTTCACCCTCCGGCACTCGGCGAGAGATCGAAGATTGGTTCGATGATTGCCGCAGGGGACTTCGTGACACTCGTCGAGATCGTACCTCCAAAGGGGATTGACTGCTCGAAGGAGCTTGAGGGCGCGGCATTGCTGCATCGGCTGGGAGTGGATGCGATCAACGTGCCGGACTCGCCCAGGGCCAGCGCACGCATGAGTGCGCAGAGTCTGTGCGTGCAGATTCAGCAGCATGTCGGGATCGAGACGGTGCTGCACTATACCTGCCGCGATCGCAATATCCTGAGCATCCAGAGCGACCTGATCGGAGCTTCTTCGATTGGTCTGAAGAATATTCTTTGCCTGACCGGCGATCCTCCGAAGCTGGGGAACTATCCGGACGCGACGGCGGTGTTCGACGTGGACGCGATTGGGCTGGTGAAGATTGTGAAGAAGCTGAACCACGGGCTGGATATTGGGCAGAACTCGATCGGCGGGTCGACCGGCTTTACGATCTCGGTGGCGGCGAATCCGGGAGTTGCTGACATCGACAACGAGGTTCGCAGGTTCGCGTTCAAGGTTCAGGCTGGGGCGGAGTTCGCGATCACGCAACCGGTCTTCGACCTGCGATTGCTGGAAGAGTTTCTCAAGAAGATCGAACAGTTCCGGATTCCGGTGATTGCGGGAATATGGCCGCTCACCAGCCTGAAGAACGCAGAGTTTATGAAGAACGACCTGAAGGTGAGCATGCCGGAGGAGATCATGGCGAGGATGGCTGCGACTGTGTCACCGGAGGCGGCGCGGGCAGAGGGCATCGCGATTGCACGCGAGATGCTGGCCGAGGTTCGTGGACAGGTGCAGGGAGTTCAGGTGAGTGCGCCGTTCGGGAAATACACGGCAGCGGCGCAGGTACTGGGCTTCTCCGATGGCGAGATGGCGTAA